TTTCTTGATGGAGTTTCCCTTGAAAGTAGGAGATCTTTGACTATGCTCATGTCGCTGGACGAGCTGTACTTCATCGTGGTCGTCATCGCCATGGTGCTAGAGCCACAACATCTGGTCATAGGATCAATCTACTTCTATGGTGCAGAAGGTGCTTATTGTTTCTTACACTTTATTTATAGCCATGTCTTTCACTTAATCTTTGGGCCTATGACTTCTTGAAAAAgttagtttattattatattgaataaatgTCATGATTAATCTTTTTCTGCCATATTATTTGACATTTTGGTGAAGTAATGTTTTTGTCATGGCAATttgagtattttaatatttttattttcaaatgcgACTCCTTAACCAACCAAACAGGAAACTTTTCAGTGTTATTGATATGAACCTTGAAAAAACCATACCTAaaaaactagctattgagatggaagagctcaaggtcatataaaccctacactaGTTGCTCATATtatccaatgtgggatccaagtctcataccaaGCTGGTTGTGCGCTAACTCCTTGCTAGGCCTGAGGGAACATTGTAATGCTCGCGTCACCACCCGCTCCGTACGATTGTAACTGGAAAATGTGGTAATGACTtagataccaaatgatacgaaccttgagagaaccacacctcaaaagctagctattaaGATGGGAGAACTCAAACTCGTATAAACCCCACACCAGTTGCCCGTATTTTTCAATGtgggattcaagtctcatactttgcacttgagatcctaacagtTATCTGATAAATTTCTTAGTCATAGTTGCATTAAAGCTTAGCCATTATAGTTTCCCTTCCCTCATTCATTCACTTCTATTAGGAATGTGTTAGGAACCTAACtcttattcaacaaaaacacaaaattaaaatacaaaaaacataataaactaaaactattcattaactaaaatattacaaagataaaccgaacaattcgaggagttcgagacctcccattttccagccattcgaggcgccggagacctcccatTTTTCGGCCATTCGAGGCGCCTGAGACCTCTCATTTTTcggccattcgaggcgccgaagacctccctaaatcagccaagaaTGGCTGTCctcaaaccaaaaccctaatatattttttcttctctcttttgaaacttaaaacacatatttataataaagagtgaccgttggattgaggacaagtgtcccaatcctaacatttctctccccttcaaaatcatcttgtcctcaagatgagtttttttttttttaaagctgtCTCTACATGTCAAAGCTGTTTCCCGTCcactgttttaaattttttttttttttctctttccaacGCCTCatatcttctcttctttttctctgttCAAAGCTGTCATTTACAGCTGTCTCCTATTTTCCCAAGCAAACCACAACCACAAGCCACCGCCACTGCCCTCCagccctttttttatttattattatttttttctctctcctttctctttcttctccttgtctttttcttttcttctttcttctccttcgtctttctttcttcttccttctgtcttttgttttttttctttttcgctTCCGCTggcgtttcattttcttctccttcttcttcttcttctattttcgttttcctcttcttctctttttgcgCTTTCGGACTCATTTCTCCctgtgatgatttttcttcaagtcAGCCTCCTCCATGAACATTTTCCGGTGACTCATCACTTTTCCGACCATCATCTATCTTCTCCGTTGGATCGaacgcgctctgataccatttgttaggaacccaactcttattcaaccaaaacacaaaattaaaatacaaaaaacataataaactaaaactattcattaactaaaacattacaaagataaaccgaacaattcgaggagttcgggacctcccattttccggccattcgaagcgccggagacctcccattttccggccattcgaggcgccggagacctccctaaatcagccaagaatggctgccctcaaaccaaaaccctaatatattttttttcttctctcttttgaaacttaaaacacatatttataataaagagtgagcgttggattgaggacaagtgtcccaatcctaacattaTGATAGGCACCTGCTGTCGATTATCTGGCAAATAACTCAGGCTGGCTTCGACGCGGTTGTTCGGATGCCTCAGCAATCAGACCATAGTGGAAACAATGACAATGTAACAGTGAATGTTGACAATGAATGTTGTATGAAATATTGCAATAAACAGTAGTCAAGTTGTTGTTCAGAATGTAttcttgatattaaaataaaataactgcCACAGAAAGCGCAAATGCTCTGTTTTGCTTACAACCAGTTCTAATAATACGGATAGAAAATCAAGAAACCAAATATTAAAGAAACTAAGCACTGAACTGCAGGATCTCCAGCTCAGGCCTCCTTCACCAGCATTCGAGAGGCTGGGCTCTCCTTCTCAGCCGAAGCTGCCTATTTTTTCCTGAAAAATGTCTCTCCCctctctccttcttttcttctatttttatacCCCTTTCTCCTCTAACAACCCTTGATTTTATTTGCCACGTGTCTGCATTTTCATAGTGGTCCAGCTGCTGCCTTGCTTTTGTGTCTTCCTCTCTGTCTTGCTTTTGTGGTGTGCCTTGGTTTTGTGCCCTGCCATTACATGAAGTCCTAACagtatgatatttcaaaaatctaGTTTGATGCTTGATGTATACAacatcaaactaaatttgattaAGTTGCTCTTTGGTAAACATGATTTCACATGTCTTTGTGATGCAATGGCTCATAATATTGCAGATAGCCTCTGCATATTccttttaattagaatttggaATTCAAACCCAATAATATTTTGGAGCGCATCCGTCCCTGGATTAGTGATTCCTGAGGATGCATTTGGCCTCTAGTTCTTGGAGTTGCACGTCAAGCCAACCAGTTTTCGATTTTGGTGCAACTCATTATACAATAGTTGGATCGTTTTAGTGTGATATTGTGCATGAATAAGCTTTTACTTATTTAAACTGCACAAGTAAATAATAGTTTGTGGTATGTAGTAGGCATAAGATAACAAATcatttgtaaatatttgaaagtttatGATGTGCCAATCATATATATGCTCTATCTTGCACGATTGGCAAACCACTGGGAGCCCTTCAAAGTGATTGGGTTGGACAGTGGAATTATCTGACTTCTTGCATCTATTGTTGGCTGCCTGTTAACTGAAAGTTGGATTAATTTTAGTGGTTTGGATATGGCTAATAAAAGTTCAGTTGAACTGGGTTATTAATTTGCCAAAAACATGAAATGGTTTTCTGCCAATACATTGAAACAGATTTAATTTTCCTTCAGTGGTCGGGAAATGTTGAATGGGTATATAAGTGAAGGTCCAACCAGAGATACTGCATTGCTGAGTGTTGCATCAAATGCTGCTAGCTTTTTCTACCTGTTACTGAAAGAGATCTAGCTGAAAGAATCATCTTGATTTGGTTACAATTTCTCTATTTCCTTGCAAACTAAGCTTCTGTCTGTATCAGATGAGTGTTCAGTTTAGGTTGCAATTAGAATATTTGGGGTTCACCCTTGAGTTAGTAAGACTACAGAACTTATAAGTGGTGTGATAATGCTCAGTGAAAGATTCTAAAGCTGCTGCTTCAGCTGATTCATTTTCTGCTTGTTATTTCTTAGACAGGacttatttgaatttgtatttaGAAGTTCCATTGCCTCTATTCTCacaagttcttttttttttttttcctcccaaCAGTTCGATCTTTAGGGAGATGAAGAGGTATCAAAAAGATTTCTCCACCTGGTGTGGAGAATGTTCCCgtgagaagaaagaaagacagCAGTTATCAATTGCTACTGCCAGATTGGTAAAGTATTCTATGATTGCATGCATACACATGTATAATTTTTGCAGGCAAAATAATGCACTTTCGAATATACTTGCATAAGCGCTTATAACTGACTGattaagtttattaaataagttGTAGATTCCCAATGGTCCAAAACCCCCAGGAAGGAGAAATATGTTTACTAAAATACATAAAGCATGCACATTTCTATTATAGTGAGAACAGATGGCTCAATCGCACTTGTAATAAAAATAGAGGTTAAATTAATAATAGCAGGTGACCTGTTATTtgtttgaaatataataataataataataatttgctGAAAGACTGAGAATTACTGTTGACAAAGGTAGAAATCATATGTCAATAGAATGTGATATGAGCTCTAGGACAAAGGTAtgcttaaattaattttattttttatatttgtcaaaatCTATGATCTGGTTTCCCATATTTTACTGTATGACTGGAGGTGATGAATGACAACAATAAGGTATGGAAGAAACACAACTACAAATGAAACTTCAACCAAATCAACAATTGGTTGGAAAAGGAGGAAACTTTCCCTTGTTAGATCCCCTGAAATCTTGCTTGTTCAGAAATGTGCTCCTGAAATCAATGCACCTCTCTAAGATACTTGGTGGATGAAGTGTTGATATAAATACTGATTCATTCTTATGCAGGAGATGCTTAGGGGAAGGTGAATCTACCACATGAACTTTTCTTCTTGTAGCTTTTGTTGGGTGGTTGTAAAACAACGTTGCTCAAGATGTAACTAAGATGTTGCAGCTGTGCTAATCGTTAAACCTGAAGAAATTGTTTCGTGCTACATCTCAGCGTGAAACAGTCCTATGTATAAATCATATCAAGTAGATGGGATACTTCACTTTGTAGCAGCGTGAatgcaatttttgttttatacaTTATAGTGCTAATCTGATTAGTCCTGACTTCATAGGTCTTCTTAGCATTATTTTTCAGCTACTTAACAAAATCATTGTTACAAGTCTGCAACTTGTTAGTAGTTGAGTGCATGTTATGGGGCTTCCCTTCTAAATTCATTCTGTTCTCGCTTTTACGCCATAGGTTTTGGCTACCTTAAAAGAAAAGTATAATTTTCCCCTTACAATAATAAGATAAACTTTTAGTAGAAATCTTTGTAGCCTTAGATTCAGTCTTGTTTTAATAGAATGACATAAGCTACAAAAATGGAATGCCGATTTATGCAGATTGCATGAGACCCAATTTTCGATCACTTGATTCAGAAGCATCACATTAAGAAAactatacataattattttaagtatacaaatagataaatatttaatgtgTGATATCAaacaatttaatgattttaaattaaaaataaaataatatttaattatttaataacatattatgtatgtatatatttatatatttgaaagtgaggatacgtataatattagttcaaataacatataatctttttaaaagttttcaGAATTTTATCAGCAATAGTTAGATGAATCCTAGTgttcttataatattattttcttagtAGAATTAagtgtataatattattttctcatcttGGAAAATGTCAAAAAAGCCATTATCCTATTTTCTCAGCAATTGTTATTAGTCAAGTTTCTTGTTTATATCTTAATTTCGTATATTTTCTATAcgctaaattaatttatattaattaaaattattaaattataaataagggTTCATttgaggggatatcaatccccgtttGATATCAATCCCCTTAATAACCCCTTcactccccatccccgccccgtccccgtggggaaaaatcaCTATGCAAcccatttcaataaataaaataaatcatatttttccaaacTATCAtttgctacaagagctataaaatattctttgttattttagttttaaatataacttgcaataaaatctcttcattagtatcttcatgtatgtgatttgtaattttttatataaacttttcattcacttcaattgattttattaagtttataatttattattttttgtgtgtaaaacctagtggattgactaactaagttttgaagttgaaataaaattaatttggtgcatttacatttttgataataatttaaatattaattaatagtttagaaattagtaaaaacaacacttaattatataataatatttcccatatatatatatatatatatatatattttacatgtaaCTCCTCACCTCCTCGTATAAACACAGAGGCggactattattattattattgtagcTGTTACCGAAAAAAAGTTTTGATTATAACTCTTCAAACGAGTCCAGAATTCCATTCCGCTGTATCCAAACACCACGTTTCCCATCATCTCCGTTTGTTTCgggagaaaataataaatttcgcTTTCACTCTTTCATTGAACCAAAAGTCTACTCCAGGATGAGTGAAAGCGAGAGCCAGCAGCAGAAGCGCGAAGGTAACTTCGACTTCAATTCGGAGGTAAAGAAATCGAAAAtcgaaaaagttgaaaaatcagGATCGTTTATTGAAATAGAAGCTGATGCAGCCGAAGATAAAGGGTCGAGACACACTATGGAGGACGCTTGGGTTGTCATGGCGGATGCCTACACCGATTCTCCTGACAGTTTGAGGTTGtttttttttgcctttgttaaaatcattatattgCACATATTTTGGATTCGTTATGACAAGTGCATATAtaatgttgttaatttttagatgTGCGCATTTTGCAATATATGATGGACATGGAGGTCGTTTAGCTGCAGATTATGCACAGAAACATTTACACGCTACTGTTGTTTCAGCCGGCTTACCACGTGAGTTGGTGTGTCTTGTGTTTCTTTGCATTGTGTAACTTTCTAATTTGGCTGTTAGCTTATTTCAGCTGTTTTTCTGCtcacttgatttgaaaaatctcttgggataatgaatttaagaaaatattcgAACACTGAGTTCCTTGATATAATTTCAAGGAGGATAGGATCCTTGTTTCGGTTTAGGGTCTCCAAATTAGAAGTGGATGCATGCACATGTGAGGTCAAGGATTTCTTGGTGTCAAGGGAAAAAATCGTTCAAAAGCTTTGTTTTATCTGTTTATTTTCTCATATACGTCTGTAATGCTTTTGCTCTTACTGTATAGCTGTGGTTTCTGTGAATTTATAAtactattttatctatttaactgctttcagattgaatttgttgaactttattattattgttttgtgttttatgtTGCTGTTTGATGTTGCAGCTGGATGTGAAAGCTGCCAAAAAGGCCATACTTGAAGGTACAAGTCAAcattttcatattgtttttttaattttgtcaagTGCTTCACTTAACAATGTTTCTAATGCTGTGCTGTTTgtttgtctttctttctttcttttttcttttcgtGATGTAGGTTTTCGGAAAACAGACGAATCTCTTCTTCAAGAGAGCGCATTAGGTTAATACCTCAGCAGAATCTGtgctttttatcttttcaaacaGTAGTGTTCTCTTTGTGATATAGAGTTCTGTTTTgaaaaacataccttgggtTGTGTAGAAGGGAATTAGGTCAATGAGTGTCTGTACTAATCCCTTGGTCAAAAACCACTGCAACGGAAGTTTAGGTTAGATAGGAGAATGATCTCTCGGATCCAACTTCATTAAGGTCTCTTTGCATTgctttttatgtataaattgcTTTTCTGCTTGGTTAAACATGTTGCATCAAATCCAGAAACAATTTTATAAGAAGATTTTTTGCAGCTGTGGACTGGAATAATTGGTTTAATAGACAGACACAATCCTTCAAGCTACCAGtaactaaatttataaaattttagcttATAGCAGTCTGATCTTCTAGCTtcctctttaaatttaaaattttattttaacacatAAGAAGTGAACTTTAAGtttctatataaaatttttgttgtagACACTgcatcttttataattatttcctttttttaatcttctttttattGTCAATTCTACTATAAATGATCGACATCTGTTTGTTGGTTTATATGTTCTTATCAGGAGGATGGCAGGATGGTGCTACAGCAGTGTGTGTCTGGGTACTTGGACGAACTGTAAGTTCACAGCTTAAATTTTCTGTAATGAATGACTCAAATGTCTAACCTAGAACTTGCAGCAAGAAGGcacaaaacaaattttttttttttccaattaaatatgtcactgagtttatttaaattcttatcAACTGTTGAACTATAAGGGAATCAGTGTAGGACAGCCCACTTTTGTTTGGGGACTGTAACATCTAGAATTGATCTGTCTGCCCCTAGATGTTTCTGGAGTAGAATGTCTGATTGAGTGCTTTCCCTCATTGAGGCTTAACTTTCgattatatgattgattgttTTTTGCTTCATATTTCTTATCAACATATATCAACTGGTACTTCTTCGAGGTTTTTGTTGCTAATGTCGGGGATGCAAAAGCAGTAATAGCACGATCTGTGGTTCACGGATCCCAGAATCATACAGATGGTTTAAGTTCTTTGAAGGCCATTGTGGTGACAAGGGAACACAAAGCCATCTATCCGCAAGAACGTGCTCGCATACAAAAGGTGATGGTGTCATATTCAAAAGTACTTTGATGCACAGATACACACACACGCAAGTATATAACTCTTTCCTATGATCAtgctttcaaattaatttataaaattacttttctGGTTACAAGTTCAGGTCTTTTAGACCACTGGTCATCTTCTTATGGTTAGCTTATCCTTTTCTTTGTCACATTTTGATGGTGAGTTCAAGAAGCAATAAAGTCATGCTATGCATACCCTTGAGTCATTGAATCTGATGAATTCCTCAGTATGTTTATATCTGCTTCTATCAAGTGCCGGGGTCTTAAAAGAGCTTtagttagaattaaattttgaatttggtttcattattaaaaattcatctGTTAGTCGGACAGCTTGCTTTCTAGTTGGGAATCTTCAGCAGGAGACagaattgtaatataataagtaaatatttatgtcTTTAAAATCCcaatagtaatttaattatcagTAAAAGAAAGTGAGGTTAGGTTCAGAGAAGTTAATTTTTTGGGGCATTCATGCTTTCTTAGCTCATATTAGTAAAGCAAGTACTTTTGAATTTTGGTGCGTAAGGAATATGGATTTGATTAATagacaattaaataattttgtgatCATGGGCAAAAgagaaattttggtttgaaagaCCATCTGAGGGTGCTCATTCTGATTCCAGTTTTACCCGGCCAATCTGAGTAGGTGGTCAGCATGGcttgtttattttcttattttgggaTGCAAAGACTTTGCTTTGAttgaacttttcttttttcaattttatatataacttaatCTTCTAGAAGTCTAAGCATAGTTGACATTATTCATACCTTGAAGGGTGTTGAACTGATCTGATTTCTACTAGTTTTGCAACCCTATGTCTTAGCCCTTTAT
This sequence is a window from Mangifera indica cultivar Alphonso chromosome 20, CATAS_Mindica_2.1, whole genome shotgun sequence. Protein-coding genes within it:
- the LOC123204712 gene encoding probable protein phosphatase 2C 8 (The sequence of the model RefSeq protein was modified relative to this genomic sequence to represent the inferred CDS: added 111 bases not found in genome assembly), with the translated sequence MSESESQQQKREGNFDFNSEVKKSKIEKVEKSGSFIEIEADAAEDKGSRHTMEDAWVVMADAYTDSPDSLRCAHFAIYDGHGGRLAADYAQKHLHATVVSAGLPRELLDVKAAKKAILEGFRKTDESLLQESALGGWQDGATAVCVWVLGRTVFVANVGDAKAVIARSVVHGSQNHTDGLSSLKAIVVTREHKAIYPQERARIQKAGGTVSTNGRLQGRLEVSRAFGDRQFKKFGVVATPDIHSFELTNREEFIILGCDGLWGVFGPSDAVEFVQKLFKEGLSVTAVSRRLVREAVLERRCKDNCTAIVIVFRHK